A window of the Dyadobacter pollutisoli genome harbors these coding sequences:
- the upp gene encoding uracil phosphoribosyltransferase: MFLLSQKPSIADHYLAELRDVNGQKDRMRFRRNMERVGELLAYELSKTLTFKTEKVQTPLGQASSRSLLQPVVLATILRAGLPFHQGFLSIFDRADNAFIGAYRGHHINAEEEFTVEMDYITSPDLTGKILILIDPMLATGRSMEKVYHALLRFGIPSQTHIASVIASPEGVDYLQKRIPHCRLWLGAIDQKLNEQYYIVPGLGDAGDLAYGEK; encoded by the coding sequence ATGTTTTTACTTTCCCAAAAGCCCTCCATTGCCGATCATTATCTGGCCGAACTTCGTGATGTAAATGGTCAGAAAGACCGGATGAGGTTTCGCAGAAATATGGAGCGTGTAGGTGAATTGCTGGCTTACGAGCTTTCAAAAACACTTACTTTTAAAACCGAGAAAGTACAGACGCCGCTTGGACAAGCTTCATCGAGGTCATTATTGCAGCCGGTAGTACTGGCCACGATCCTGCGTGCTGGCCTTCCTTTTCATCAGGGTTTTCTCAGTATTTTTGACAGGGCTGACAATGCATTCATTGGCGCATACCGTGGACATCATATCAATGCAGAGGAAGAGTTTACTGTCGAGATGGACTACATTACCAGCCCGGACCTGACTGGCAAAATCCTGATTCTCATAGATCCAATGCTTGCCACCGGCCGATCCATGGAAAAGGTGTATCACGCTTTGCTGCGCTTCGGGATACCTTCGCAGACACACATTGCGTCGGTTATCGCCAGTCCGGAAGGAGTGGATTACCTGCAAAAACGAATTCCGCACTGCCGTTTGTGGCTCGGTGCCATCGATCAAAAACTGAACGAACAATATTACATTGTCCCCGGCCTGGGCGACGCCGGGGATCTGGCTTACGGCGAAAAGTAG
- a CDS encoding carboxypeptidase-like regulatory domain-containing protein — protein MIRIFTLLRITLLLQALLISINSIAQTNLEGKVLESSTGEPLVGVSLQVKGKVIGTITDARGQFSLSTTSAPPFSIVISSVGFQTQEIEVTGGVSKLEIKLVEQAVLGKEMVVSASRVEESVMKSPVAIEKMDIRGIRDSPATNFYDALANLKGIDMTTQGVLFKSINMRGFGSTGNPRTVQMIDGMDNQAPGLNFPIDNIVGLSELDVESVEVLPGAASALYGPNAINGLILMNSKSPFLYQGLSASVKSGVMHESHRAKATTPFVDATIRYAKAFNNKFAFKVNFSYIQAKDWEATNYTNLNVGGNADPTRGKGTDPDYDGMNSYGDEVQTNINAVAKTLAANGLIPQDAVGLVPSTFVSRTGYLEKDLVDYNTKSFKTNAAIHYRINEKIEVVAQVNYGYGTTAYTGTGRYSLRDFNLTQAKLELRGDNFTLRGYTTQEKSGKSYLAGLAAVSMLNDYKAHGTWFGEYTGAFATGRAGGMTEEEAHLAARQFADQGMPKPGTPAFAQLLDKYRNAPIVEGGGGFADKTQLYHIEGFYNFKNEVKFIELLVGANYRRYRLRSGGTLFADNKEGRTGTIPINEYGAFVQAGKNLLSNHLKLTGSIRYDKNENFDGQFTPRISAVTSFGEQNIRLSYQTGFRIPTTQNQYIDLKTPSGTLVGGLPEFDKRYGLSNGILRQNLSETAIKQLIASDPSIISSATTYATAAVTQQATIAISQAVTAQVTSLVNQGVAAGTIPNNPTAIQAAITAGVNQALPGVLSAQLPGILAAQVPGLVPDLAKAYALAKLPKYNAVKLKPERIASYEIGYKAVIAKKLFIDAYYYISKYKDFIGGAVIVVPTAAAAPGLPIESGIGVGNYNGYALAVNTNETITTRGFAIGLNYALPKGFNAGGNVANNEISDFKPSAEVEYSQFNTPKYRYNVNFGKRITSSNPFGFNVVYRYQQAFVWESSFTIPTTTDVPIFSNTQVPAVSNLDAQVSMKVRSIKSIIKIGGTNLFGKSYIQAFGSPNVGSTYYVCITFDELLN, from the coding sequence ATGATACGTATTTTTACATTGCTTCGCATAACCCTGCTTTTACAGGCGTTGCTGATCAGCATAAATTCCATCGCACAGACCAATCTGGAAGGCAAAGTGCTTGAATCTTCTACAGGAGAGCCTCTCGTTGGAGTAAGTTTACAGGTTAAAGGTAAGGTTATCGGAACCATTACTGACGCCCGGGGGCAATTCAGCCTATCGACTACTTCCGCGCCACCATTCAGCATTGTTATTTCTTCCGTCGGGTTTCAAACTCAGGAGATAGAGGTCACAGGAGGGGTTTCCAAACTTGAAATCAAGCTCGTCGAGCAGGCCGTTCTGGGAAAAGAAATGGTGGTCTCCGCATCCCGTGTCGAGGAAAGCGTCATGAAATCCCCGGTAGCCATTGAAAAGATGGATATTCGCGGAATTCGGGACTCACCAGCTACCAACTTTTACGATGCGCTGGCCAACCTCAAAGGCATTGATATGACTACCCAGGGCGTGTTGTTCAAATCCATTAATATGCGTGGTTTTGGGAGCACCGGTAACCCGCGTACCGTACAAATGATCGACGGAATGGACAACCAGGCGCCAGGACTGAATTTTCCGATCGATAACATTGTCGGCCTGTCGGAACTGGACGTGGAAAGTGTAGAGGTTTTGCCAGGTGCTGCCTCTGCATTATATGGTCCTAATGCAATAAATGGCCTTATTTTGATGAACAGTAAAAGTCCGTTCCTTTATCAGGGATTGAGCGCCAGCGTCAAAAGCGGCGTCATGCATGAGTCGCACCGCGCCAAGGCCACTACTCCATTTGTCGACGCTACGATCAGATATGCGAAGGCATTCAATAACAAATTTGCATTCAAGGTCAACTTCTCTTACATCCAGGCCAAAGACTGGGAAGCGACCAATTATACCAATCTTAATGTAGGTGGTAACGCCGATCCTACCCGTGGAAAAGGGACTGACCCTGACTATGATGGTATGAACAGCTACGGTGACGAAGTTCAGACCAATATTAATGCGGTTGCCAAAACGCTCGCAGCAAACGGGCTCATTCCACAGGATGCGGTGGGGCTCGTACCCAGCACATTTGTAAGCCGCACAGGCTATCTTGAAAAAGACCTTGTGGACTATAATACCAAGAGCTTTAAAACCAATGCCGCCATCCATTATCGCATCAATGAAAAGATCGAGGTGGTGGCGCAGGTCAATTATGGTTACGGAACCACCGCCTACACCGGCACCGGCCGGTACTCGCTCAGGGATTTTAACCTCACCCAAGCCAAGCTTGAACTGCGCGGGGATAATTTCACTTTACGTGGATACACTACCCAGGAAAAATCCGGAAAATCCTACCTTGCAGGCCTCGCAGCGGTTTCTATGCTCAATGACTACAAAGCGCACGGTACCTGGTTTGGCGAATACACGGGTGCTTTCGCGACCGGAAGGGCTGGTGGAATGACAGAAGAAGAAGCGCACCTCGCTGCCAGGCAGTTTGCGGATCAGGGAATGCCCAAACCCGGAACGCCTGCTTTTGCACAATTGCTCGACAAATACCGGAATGCGCCTATTGTAGAAGGGGGCGGTGGTTTTGCAGACAAAACGCAGCTCTATCATATCGAGGGATTTTATAATTTCAAAAATGAAGTGAAATTTATCGAGCTGCTTGTCGGGGCCAATTATCGAAGATACCGGCTCAGGTCCGGCGGCACTTTATTTGCTGACAACAAAGAGGGAAGAACTGGCACGATTCCCATCAATGAATACGGTGCATTTGTACAGGCAGGCAAGAATTTACTGTCCAATCATTTGAAGTTAACCGGATCGATCCGGTATGACAAGAATGAAAACTTCGACGGACAGTTCACCCCGCGTATCTCGGCAGTAACTTCATTCGGAGAACAAAATATTCGCCTTTCCTACCAGACAGGTTTTCGGATCCCTACTACTCAAAACCAGTACATTGATTTGAAAACTCCCTCCGGAACATTAGTAGGCGGCTTGCCAGAGTTTGATAAGCGGTATGGTCTTTCGAATGGGATTTTAAGACAAAATTTATCGGAAACTGCCATTAAACAACTGATTGCCAGCGACCCAAGTATCATATCCAGCGCCACTACCTATGCCACGGCCGCAGTAACCCAGCAGGCAACCATCGCCATTAGCCAGGCTGTCACAGCCCAGGTTACCAGTCTGGTCAACCAGGGAGTGGCAGCCGGCACAATTCCCAATAACCCTACCGCCATTCAGGCAGCGATCACGGCCGGAGTCAATCAGGCATTGCCGGGTGTACTGTCGGCCCAGCTGCCGGGTATCCTCGCCGCGCAGGTACCCGGGCTTGTTCCTGACCTGGCGAAAGCTTATGCATTGGCCAAATTACCGAAATACAACGCTGTCAAATTGAAACCCGAGCGCATTGCATCCTATGAAATTGGCTATAAAGCAGTGATAGCCAAAAAATTGTTTATCGATGCCTATTACTATATCAGCAAATACAAAGACTTCATCGGAGGCGCGGTCATCGTTGTTCCCACAGCTGCGGCGGCACCAGGGTTACCCATTGAATCGGGGATTGGTGTAGGAAATTACAATGGATACGCACTCGCAGTCAATACTAATGAAACCATTACTACCCGCGGCTTTGCGATTGGACTCAACTATGCTTTGCCCAAAGGATTTAATGCAGGCGGTAATGTGGCCAACAATGAGATTAGTGATTTTAAACCATCGGCAGAAGTGGAGTACTCGCAGTTTAATACGCCCAAATACCGCTATAATGTGAATTTTGGCAAGCGTATTACGAGCAGCAACCCGTTTGGTTTTAATGTGGTGTACCGTTACCAGCAAGCATTTGTATGGGAGTCGAGCTTCACGATACCCACCACGACGGACGTACCTATTTTCTCAAACACGCAGGTACCGGCCGTCAGTAATCTGGATGCCCAGGTAAGTATGAAAGTGAGGTCTATTAAATCGATTATCAAAATCGGGGGTACCAATCTTTTTGGAAAATCTTACATACAGGCATTTGGCAGCCCCAATGTAGGCTCCACCTATTATGTATGCATTACATTTGATGAATTGCTGAACTGA
- a CDS encoding mannose-1-phosphate guanylyltransferase: MQDTYVIIMAGGVGTRFWPFSRTDFPKQFHDVLGTGKTLLQQTVERFDGVCPIENIYIVTSQEYKELVKEQIPALSYDQILLEPHRRNTAPCIAYACYKIAAQNPNANVVVAPADHIILKEEVFKDTIRVALGATRNEDILVTLGIQPTRPDTGYGYIQYIPDKLTVKKVKSFTEKPHLELALQFLDSGDFVWNAGIFVWNVNSFKKALNEFQPNIAEIFGGGDPHYYLESEDGFIQRAYQHCGSISIDNGIMEKAENVHVVLSNFGWSDLGTWKSLYEVSEKDANLNVTDGNLILHNTTNSIIKTPKDKLVVVNGLDGFIVAEYDGVLLICKKEDEQKVKEFVAEAKELNPKYV, translated from the coding sequence ATGCAGGATACTTACGTTATTATAATGGCAGGAGGAGTGGGAACAAGGTTTTGGCCATTCAGCCGGACTGACTTCCCGAAGCAGTTTCATGATGTGCTGGGAACCGGCAAAACACTTTTGCAACAAACAGTTGAAAGATTCGACGGAGTTTGCCCTATTGAAAATATTTACATTGTTACCAGCCAGGAATATAAGGAACTTGTTAAGGAACAAATTCCGGCATTGAGCTACGATCAGATCCTATTGGAACCGCACCGCCGAAATACGGCACCGTGCATTGCCTACGCTTGCTATAAAATTGCAGCGCAGAATCCGAATGCCAATGTAGTGGTGGCACCGGCTGATCATATTATCCTGAAAGAAGAGGTTTTTAAAGATACGATCAGGGTAGCCCTGGGCGCAACGCGCAACGAAGACATACTGGTAACACTGGGCATTCAGCCTACCCGCCCTGACACGGGTTACGGGTACATTCAATATATTCCGGATAAGCTTACGGTTAAAAAAGTAAAGTCATTTACCGAGAAGCCACATCTTGAACTTGCATTGCAGTTTTTGGATAGCGGTGATTTTGTGTGGAATGCGGGGATCTTCGTATGGAATGTTAATTCTTTCAAAAAGGCTCTTAATGAGTTCCAGCCTAATATTGCTGAAATTTTTGGAGGAGGCGATCCACATTATTACCTGGAATCGGAGGATGGTTTTATTCAACGCGCTTACCAGCATTGCGGCAGCATTTCCATTGATAATGGTATCATGGAGAAAGCCGAAAACGTGCATGTGGTGTTAAGTAATTTCGGCTGGTCAGACCTCGGTACCTGGAAATCGCTTTATGAAGTATCGGAGAAGGATGCTAATCTGAATGTGACAGATGGAAACCTGATACTTCATAACACGACGAACTCAATCATTAAAACGCCAAAAGATAAACTGGTCGTAGTGAATGGACTGGATGGGTTTATCGTCGCAGAATACGACGGGGTACTGCTCATTTGTAAAAAGGAAGACGAGCAAAAGGTGAAAGAATTTGTCGCCGAAGCCAAAGAGCTCAATCCGAAATATGTTTAG
- the recF gene encoding DNA replication/repair protein RecF (All proteins in this family for which functions are known are DNA-binding proteins that assist the filamentation of RecA onto DNA for the initiation of recombination or recombinational repair.), whose amino-acid sequence MWLEKLHLTYFKSYEEKAFTFGEHVNCLVGENGSGKTNLLDAIYFLTLTKSAFHNQDALGIRHAYDFFVLDGIFKDSGRNTQITCSFQRGQRKVFMADKKNYDRLSDHIGLFPLVLIAPDDTDLIRDGSEERRRFFDGVLAQATPGYLNDFLQYNKILTQRNGLLKLFAERNYLDEDLLETYNEPLIILSQRIYAHRRTFMERFVPLFRKYYEFLSSGHEQVDVIYESEVASDDFPSDFRRNRSRDLHAQRTGKGVHKDEYIFEIDTVTLKKFGSQGQQKSFLIALKLAQFELLKEEKQKTPILLLDDIFDKLDDRRIQKLIELIDTGFLGQVFITDARPERSQRILEHVRADVRFFEIEKILNL is encoded by the coding sequence ATGTGGCTAGAAAAGCTCCACCTTACATACTTTAAAAGCTATGAAGAGAAAGCCTTTACCTTTGGCGAACATGTAAATTGCCTTGTTGGGGAGAACGGGAGCGGCAAAACCAACCTCCTCGATGCGATATATTTTCTGACACTAACCAAAAGCGCCTTTCACAATCAGGATGCCCTGGGTATCCGGCACGCCTATGATTTCTTTGTTCTGGATGGTATTTTTAAAGATTCCGGACGCAATACGCAAATCACGTGCAGCTTTCAGAGAGGCCAACGAAAGGTGTTTATGGCCGACAAAAAGAACTATGACCGTCTCAGCGATCACATTGGTCTTTTTCCTCTGGTTTTAATTGCCCCCGATGATACAGATCTGATCCGGGACGGCAGTGAAGAGCGTCGTAGATTCTTCGATGGCGTTCTTGCCCAGGCCACTCCTGGCTATCTCAATGATTTTCTGCAATATAACAAGATACTTACCCAGCGAAACGGGCTGCTCAAACTCTTTGCCGAGCGCAATTACCTGGATGAAGATCTGCTGGAAACTTATAATGAGCCACTGATCATTCTTTCCCAAAGAATTTACGCACACCGCCGGACATTCATGGAACGATTTGTACCGCTTTTTCGAAAGTACTATGAATTTCTAAGCAGCGGGCACGAGCAGGTTGACGTCATTTACGAAAGTGAAGTCGCTAGTGACGATTTCCCTTCTGATTTCAGGCGGAACCGTAGCCGCGATCTGCATGCCCAACGAACCGGCAAGGGAGTTCATAAAGATGAATATATCTTCGAAATTGATACGGTTACCCTGAAAAAGTTTGGCTCACAGGGGCAGCAGAAATCTTTTTTGATCGCGTTGAAGCTGGCGCAGTTCGAATTATTAAAAGAAGAAAAACAAAAGACGCCCATTCTTTTGCTGGATGATATCTTTGATAAGCTGGACGACCGCCGCATTCAGAAGCTCATTGAACTGATCGATACCGGTTTTCTCGGCCAGGTATTCATCACCGACGCCCGCCCCGAACGTTCACAAAGAATCCTGGAACACGTAAGAGCAGATGTAAGGTTTTTTGAGATTGAGAAGATATTGAATCTATAA
- the pdhA gene encoding pyruvate dehydrogenase (acetyl-transferring) E1 component subunit alpha encodes MATVTEKKKSSAPKKLQHSKERYLFWFENMLLQRRFEEKAGQLYGQQKIRGFCHLYIGQEACSSGAVTALTKGDKYITAYRDHGIPLALGTSANAIMAELYGKKTGTTKGKGGSMHIFDKENGFVGGHGIVGAQIPLGAGIAFAEKYNKTGNLCICYFGDGAIRQGAFHEALNMAMSWKLPVIFVVENNGYAMGTSVARSSNVTELYTLGEAYDIPSEPVDGMSVEAIHEAVERAADRARKGDGPTFLEFRTYRYRGHSMSDPQKYRSKEEVEEYKHRDPIEQIRSVILTNKLATEEELENIDKKVKEIVAESVQFAEESEFPDPKEAYTDVYVENDYPFVMD; translated from the coding sequence ATGGCCACCGTTACGGAAAAAAAGAAATCTTCAGCCCCCAAAAAATTACAGCATTCGAAGGAGCGTTACTTGTTCTGGTTCGAGAATATGCTTTTGCAACGTCGCTTTGAAGAAAAAGCGGGCCAGCTTTATGGCCAGCAGAAGATCCGTGGTTTTTGTCACTTATACATCGGGCAGGAAGCTTGTTCTTCAGGAGCGGTTACTGCTTTGACAAAAGGCGACAAATACATTACCGCTTACCGCGACCACGGCATTCCTTTGGCGCTTGGTACATCTGCTAACGCGATCATGGCCGAGTTGTACGGTAAAAAAACAGGTACTACGAAAGGTAAAGGCGGTTCCATGCACATTTTCGATAAAGAGAATGGTTTCGTTGGAGGTCATGGTATCGTAGGAGCTCAGATTCCCCTGGGAGCTGGTATCGCTTTCGCCGAGAAGTACAACAAAACCGGAAATCTTTGTATCTGTTACTTTGGTGACGGAGCTATTCGTCAGGGAGCTTTTCACGAAGCACTGAACATGGCGATGAGCTGGAAGTTGCCGGTAATTTTCGTTGTTGAAAACAATGGTTATGCAATGGGTACTTCGGTAGCTCGCTCATCCAATGTGACAGAACTGTATACATTGGGAGAGGCTTACGATATCCCTTCCGAACCGGTGGATGGTATGAGCGTAGAAGCTATCCACGAAGCGGTAGAAAGAGCAGCGGACCGCGCCCGCAAAGGCGATGGACCAACATTCCTTGAATTCCGTACGTATCGTTACCGCGGACATTCGATGTCGGATCCTCAGAAATACCGTTCGAAGGAAGAAGTGGAAGAATACAAGCACCGCGATCCTATCGAGCAGATCCGTTCTGTCATCTTGACCAACAAGCTGGCGACAGAAGAAGAGCTGGAAAACATTGATAAAAAGGTAAAAGAAATCGTAGCAGAATCTGTTCAGTTTGCGGAGGAATCGGAATTCCCGGATCCAAAAGAAGCTTACACAGATGTGTATGTCGAAAATGATTATCCGTTTGTAATGGATTAA
- the tatC gene encoding twin-arginine translocase subunit TatC: protein MPLDQEFENEEEDSEGKEMSFLGHLEELRWHVIRAGGSILVFAILAFIYIKEIYHYVIIAPSQPDFWTYRMLCILADKVGYEELCIKALNFKLQAIGVGDQFTMSMTSAVIAGLVFAFPYAFWEVWRFIKPGLKPSERKSAQGAVFYVTFLFFSGVFFGYYIVTPLAINFLANFTLDPSIINEFSLSSYISLVATLTLACGIAFQLPIVVYVLAKVGVLTPSFMREYRKHAMIVILIVAAVITPSPDIYSQVIVAIPLFLLYELSIMVAGKVESEKLREEKRLATLGGTDL from the coding sequence ATGCCCTTGGATCAGGAATTTGAGAACGAAGAAGAAGATAGCGAAGGCAAAGAGATGTCGTTTCTGGGGCATCTGGAAGAGTTAAGATGGCATGTAATCCGTGCAGGCGGTTCGATTCTGGTATTCGCCATTCTTGCTTTTATCTACATTAAAGAAATTTACCATTACGTCATCATTGCCCCTTCCCAACCCGACTTCTGGACTTACAGAATGTTGTGTATACTTGCTGATAAAGTTGGCTATGAGGAATTGTGCATCAAGGCGCTGAACTTTAAATTACAGGCCATCGGTGTTGGAGATCAGTTTACGATGAGTATGACTTCGGCGGTAATTGCCGGTCTTGTCTTTGCTTTTCCATACGCTTTTTGGGAAGTATGGCGGTTTATCAAGCCAGGTTTGAAGCCTTCTGAACGCAAATCAGCACAGGGCGCGGTTTTTTATGTTACGTTCCTGTTTTTTTCAGGCGTATTTTTTGGATACTACATTGTTACGCCACTGGCAATAAACTTCCTGGCCAACTTCACGCTCGATCCGTCTATCATCAATGAATTCAGTTTGTCGTCCTACATTTCGCTGGTTGCAACATTGACATTGGCTTGTGGTATCGCGTTTCAGCTTCCAATAGTGGTTTATGTTCTTGCAAAAGTCGGCGTGCTTACCCCTTCATTTATGCGTGAATATCGGAAACATGCCATGATCGTAATCCTGATCGTAGCAGCGGTTATTACGCCGTCACCGGATATTTACAGTCAGGTGATCGTCGCCATTCCGTTGTTCCTGCTTTATGAATTGAGTATCATGGTAGCAGGCAAGGTTGAAAGTGAGAAATTGAGAGAGGAGAAAAGACTAGCGACGCTTGGAGGAACAGATTTGTAA
- a CDS encoding aminotransferase class I/II-fold pyridoxal phosphate-dependent enzyme produces MAIFQTNNLPGRTVLTSDGTEYLWFSGTDYLGMGHNEDFRRYLFEGINLYGTHFGSSRNNSLRLDVFHEAEDLFAEFVGADSSLLISSGMLAGQLVMKEIENVLKETAAHSNVIYHYAPRVHPAIWGKDYASNETLWNSWAASIIALINNSSKDTVHIICTDATGSPMVEAFDFSIFNRLNDPDHVWLIIDESHSVGVSGANGRGVGYVLNAPLKSKAIFLSSLNKALGIPGGVIWGSEDITALLRKSPWFAGASPPAPAYAYTLKRLLETNVFASSLSKLTANIDYLNKQMLASDLFVSLPGYPVMCSKNTDLFDHLLKNGIMASCFSYPLPTDAPITRLAISSIHQKEDLDRLAEVCTLFKRS; encoded by the coding sequence GTGGCCATTTTTCAAACAAATAATCTTCCCGGAAGGACTGTACTAACCAGCGATGGGACAGAATATCTGTGGTTTAGCGGTACAGATTACTTGGGAATGGGTCACAACGAGGATTTTCGTAGGTATTTGTTCGAAGGCATTAATCTGTATGGTACTCACTTCGGAAGTTCGAGAAATAACAGCCTAAGGCTTGACGTATTTCACGAAGCGGAAGACCTATTTGCAGAATTCGTCGGCGCTGATTCTTCGCTGCTGATTTCGTCAGGTATGCTGGCAGGGCAGCTTGTCATGAAGGAAATTGAGAATGTACTCAAAGAAACTGCGGCACATTCAAATGTGATCTATCATTATGCCCCACGTGTACATCCCGCGATCTGGGGAAAGGACTACGCCTCGAATGAAACTCTCTGGAACAGCTGGGCTGCGAGTATTATAGCATTGATCAATAACAGTTCCAAAGACACCGTGCATATTATTTGTACCGATGCCACGGGCTCCCCGATGGTAGAGGCGTTTGACTTCTCGATTTTCAATCGTCTTAATGATCCTGATCATGTTTGGCTGATCATTGACGAATCACATTCTGTCGGTGTGTCGGGAGCAAATGGCCGTGGGGTTGGGTATGTGCTCAATGCTCCATTAAAAAGCAAAGCTATTTTCCTGTCCTCGCTCAACAAAGCATTAGGAATTCCTGGTGGCGTCATTTGGGGAAGTGAGGATATCACAGCGTTATTGCGAAAGTCGCCCTGGTTTGCGGGTGCATCACCTCCTGCACCTGCCTACGCATATACATTGAAAAGGCTTTTGGAAACAAATGTTTTCGCATCCTCGCTTTCCAAACTTACTGCCAACATTGACTATCTGAATAAACAGATGTTGGCTTCTGATCTATTTGTTTCCCTGCCAGGATACCCCGTCATGTGCAGCAAAAACACCGATCTTTTTGATCACTTATTGAAAAATGGCATCATGGCGTCGTGCTTTTCCTATCCGTTACCCACAGACGCTCCAATTACGCGTCTTGCAATAAGCTCCATTCACCAAAAAGAAGACCTCGACCGATTGGCCGAGGTCTGTACTTTATTCAAAAGATCTTAA
- a CDS encoding dipeptide epimerase, protein MQLIFHTFDLHLKHTFTIAHDSRDVQPTLIVELRDGQLGGLGEATSNPYYGITIENMIHSLEGVRSIVEGQNYGSAEELWTLVNPALQDNSFAQCALDEAAQDYFAKKKGQKLYQSWGLSADHLPMTNFTIGIDTVEKMVSKMKELPWPIYKIKLGTNEDLRIVQELRKHTDALFRVDANCAWTAEQTIELSPKLKELGVEFIEQPLAADDIEGMKKVFAASQLPVIADESCILENDVSKCHGLFHGVNIKLTKCGGPTAALRMISEAKSLGMKTMVGCMTETSVGISAIAHLLPLLDYVDMDGSLLISNDPASGVTFDFGKVIFTDSNGTGAVLK, encoded by the coding sequence ATGCAACTGATATTTCACACTTTTGACCTCCATCTCAAACATACCTTTACCATTGCCCACGACTCCCGTGACGTTCAGCCCACGCTCATTGTAGAGCTACGGGACGGGCAGTTGGGCGGCCTGGGCGAAGCAACTTCCAATCCCTATTACGGTATCACGATTGAGAATATGATTCATTCTCTTGAAGGCGTGAGAAGCATTGTGGAAGGTCAAAATTACGGGTCGGCAGAAGAGCTCTGGACTTTGGTCAACCCTGCTCTTCAAGACAATTCCTTTGCACAATGTGCGCTGGACGAAGCTGCTCAGGACTATTTCGCCAAAAAGAAAGGTCAGAAATTATATCAAAGCTGGGGGTTATCAGCCGATCACCTGCCTATGACTAATTTTACGATTGGCATTGATACGGTGGAAAAAATGGTTTCCAAAATGAAGGAGCTCCCCTGGCCAATTTATAAAATCAAATTAGGAACCAACGAAGACCTTCGTATAGTACAGGAATTAAGGAAACATACGGACGCTCTTTTCCGTGTGGATGCCAATTGTGCATGGACGGCTGAACAAACCATTGAATTATCTCCTAAACTAAAAGAGCTGGGTGTTGAATTCATAGAGCAGCCGCTGGCTGCCGACGACATTGAAGGGATGAAAAAGGTCTTTGCCGCGAGTCAACTTCCCGTTATCGCCGATGAAAGCTGCATACTTGAAAATGATGTGAGTAAATGTCACGGCCTGTTCCATGGTGTCAATATCAAGCTCACCAAATGTGGCGGCCCTACTGCCGCTTTACGGATGATCTCCGAAGCTAAAAGCCTTGGAATGAAAACAATGGTGGGTTGCATGACCGAAACCAGCGTCGGGATCTCAGCGATTGCGCATTTGCTTCCATTACTGGATTATGTCGATATGGACGGCTCGCTCCTGATCAGTAACGACCCTGCGAGCGGTGTGACATTTGATTTTGGAAAGGTTATTTTCACCGATTCCAACGGAACCGGTGCGGTGCTAAAATAA